ACAACGGCAATGCaaggaagatatctgaCGATGATAATTCGGATGACAGCAAGAAACTGCGAGGGGCACTGTCAGGGGCAATTCTAACGGAGAAGCCCAACGTTAGGTGGGAAGATATAGCGGGATTAGAAGGAGCAAAggatgctttgaaggaagCCGTGATACTGCCGGTCAAGTTTCCACATCTGTTTAAAGGAAACCGTAAGCCTACCGCGGGGATCTTGCTCTATGGCCCTCCTGGAACAGGTAAATCTTACTTAGCGAAGGCTGTTGCCACCGAGGCCAATTCTACCTTCTTTAGCATCAGTTCAAGTGACTTGGTCTCGAAGTGGATGGGTGAATCGGAAAGACTAGTCAAGCAACTGTTTGCAATGGCGCGTGAGAATAAACCATCCATCATCTTTATCGATGAGGTTGATGCATTGACTGGCCAAAGAGGTGAAGGGGAGAGTGAAGCGAGTAGAAGAATCAAGACAGAATTGCTGGTCCAGATGAACGGTGTGGGCACGGACTCAGAAGGTGTACTTGTGTTGGGCGCCACGAATATTCCATGGCAACTGGATAGCGCtatcagaagaagattcgaAAAGAGAATATATATTCCCCTTCCAGATCTGGCTGCAAGGACTAAAATGTTTGAAATTAACGTTGGCGAAACGCCTTGTTCCCTCAACAAGGAAGATTTTAGAACTTTAGGCCAAATGACTGAGGGCTATTCCGGTAGTGATATCGCAGTGGCAGTTAAGGATGCGCTTATGCAGCCAATTCGCAAAATCCAAATGGCTACCcatttcaaagatgtctcTGATGATCCCCATCACAGGAGACTGACACCCTGCTCGCCTGGTGATGAAGGTGGTTTCGAGATAAGCTGGACCGATATAGGAGCAGACGAACTGCAGGAGCCAGAGCTGACCATAAAGGATTTCCTGAAGGCTATCAAGACCACAAGGCCGACCGTTAACGATGAAGATTTACGCAAGCAACAGCAATTCACAAACGATTTTGGGCAAGAGGGCAACTAGACGGGAGAATTGGCGTCATAAGCCATGTGTACAGAAAAATTAACAACTATAGAAGGCTAAGAAAACAGCTTATTTGTAGATACTCGTATTGTTCTCATTATCCGTGACCTTGGCGCTTTCAATCTTGACCTTGACGATAACCGTCTTGTCGCTTTGAATAAACACATGCGCATCAGGGTTTGCTCTGAGCAGCAGATCTTTGTAATGCTTAGACTCGTCGCTGCTGGGATCAATTATGGTGCCATGTCCTCTGATGGTAGCGCTCATCTGGAACAATTCCGCCTGGTTCAGCTCCTGCAGCaggttcagcagcttgcTTGACTCGGGAACACCAGTGGTCGTAGCATGAGATGGTTCGGGCGTAGGGGTTTGAGATACACTGTGCTTCCGTACCGAAAGGTTCTTTGCTGTCACCCAATCGTGGAACAGCAGTGACACCATAGGGTTGACCAAGATATTAGCGTATTTCTCAGTATTATCCAAAGTGGCAAAGATAATGTAGTCACTTGAACGATCACTAGAGATGTACGTCTTACTGCTAGGAACGTATATGTAATTCATCAGCGAGACTGAAGGCATACCATCCTTGGAGGCTGTAGCCACATGGACGTACTTCGAAGTCTTAATCAAATCGATCAAATGATCCGGAAATTTACCAACCAAAGACATTGCTAAATCGACTGTAAACCGCTGGGTTGGAACTGATCAGAACAGCTTAACAGACTCCTAAAGGGTCCATTATATGTGAGCTGAGAACCTTTACCTTATGGATCCCTTCTagagcaagaaatagaGCTATCATGTGACAGTTGGACACTGATATTAAACTATACTATTACACATTTGATTGCTCGTAGGGTGGCCTACGTTGTCTCCGACTACCTGTAGTTGGTGAGCTTTGCTGGTATGGCTATATCCCACTGGCTGGAGAGCTGGTACTGCGTTGCTCGGTCTTTGCCTTCTCGGCTTTCAATTCTGAAATGTAATGTGCCCACTTCATCAGTATGCTTTTGCATATGGGGTGGAACTCTTCAAGGTCCGAGTCGTTGACTATAACCTTCAATAGCTTGTGGAGCTTGCTTTGCCGTAGGGCGTCGAGGTCGAAAAACGGCGGTTTATTGTCGACGTTTGCATGTATCTTGTGTAGCATCTTGTGGGACTCTGCGATTTCGTCATCTGTTGGCGATGAGTCTCTCTGTACCAGGTTTTTCTGCagtcttcttctgaaaagCATGCATATTTCGATCCTTCGGTCGAGATCTaacttgttcttcttctcgtcctcGGTATGGCTTCGCTTGCTGTTTGGCTTCTGTTCTCGCAGCCTTCCATTGCTGTCATCGCTGCTGTCATGAATGGTCCCGTCTCTGTTGTTTCCATCGTCTCTCGTACGTTTGCGCTTATCAGATGCTGGTGGTGACGACTGTTTCCGCTTTTTCGAGTCCGTTTTGCTCAGGAAGGGATCCTCCCCGGCCATTATCTCCTCATCTCCTATTTCTCGcttcagctcttcgaaTCTactctcttcttttgctcTGTTTACTAGGAAGTCATGCAGATTGGTAAAATCCCGGGCCTGCCGATAAGCTTCCAGTAGCTCCTGCTGGTTCTTGGCTTTTGAATTTCCTGTTAAGAACTCTTCGATTGCGGTCGGTTCGAGCTTGTTTAGCCTTTGCGGTTGTTCCCAGTAGTACGTCGgatcattgaagaagcaaaCCGCAGCGCAATTGGGTCTTCGCTTGCGGTAAACATCTTTTCGCAGCAGCCTTTGAGGGACCACTACAGCTGGCCAAGGTGGAAATGAGCCAACTTTACACAAAACAAGCTCGCCAGTTTTAAGTTCCTTGGTCATTTTCCCACAGTTTTTCAGCCAAAGCGACGAACGTTAGGAATCAACCACCGCTGGCAATTACACCAAGCTAGATGAGTCTCAGGAAAGACTTAATTAGCAACTTGAGTTTGCCAATGACTGATCAATAGTATTCGATGTCAAGGAATAAACAAAATTCAAATAAGATTCGAGTTACCCGGATCCCTATAATGAGCCCTCATAAAGGCTCCAGTTGCAAATCGCTTGTCTGCTGGGCGTTCTGGCGACTGCCGAAGTGGTTTCCTGCTAGGCAATGGTACACCTATGGCTGTCGTTGGCATATTACTCGCTCTCTTTTATCGGAAAGCCGCTGCAACGTTAAGTCGCATAGTGGAAAAACTAGCTCACTTTGGTAGGTAACTTGCGTTTAGGCCCACGGCTTCTGGTTTTATTGGGATGAATCAGTGTCTTTGCGCTGTCCCCAGAATCTAGGTGTGAAGTGGGGTGTATTTGAGCATCTCTGATCGCAACTTCGGATGTAACTTCAGATCTGGGAGTTTTGAGTACCGAATTAAGCTCGTTTCTAAAATGCTGCTCGGGGGAGAGTTTCTTACCTCGATTTGGCATGTTTCTCAGCATCTCCGCCTTCTTAAGTGCTTCAGGTAGTGAGATGTTACGTTTTGGTACAGGAGGGGCATCTTTCAGTTTTCTCAAGCGTCCTAATTTCGCGAGGGCCTCGGTTTGTTCATTGTAATGGTCGTGGGGCCGGCTTGGTGATGTGCTTCGATTGAGTTGATTCATCTTTATGAGAGCCTCTGGCGGTACAGCTTCCCGTTTTTTGATGTTAGAAACTTCGACTTTTTTGAGAGTTTTAGGTGAAGCTAGCTGTGCTACCTCGCTGTCGGTACTATTCTCATTCTTTCTGGTTTGTACCGTCACCGGCCTTAGTTTGGGGATCACTAATGTATCCTTCTTTACCGGTACCTTAGGCTTGGGCTTTTCGATAGCTTTTAATTTGGTATTGTTTATttcgttttcttctctgctATCGTGCTTatcttcagctttctcatcaCCAACATTCTGTAGTCGGATTGGTTTCTTGGGCAAGGCAGGCCTGCTTTGTGCTTTGATGCAGCTCCCTGTTGGAGAAGTGCCTGTCGTCTTGATGGCAGACTTGATGAAACTGTCACTTTCGAATATTGGGAGACTGACTTTCGAAGAAGTTAGCTGTAACGTGCTCTCCAACTTGGGACTCAGATGTACTGAATCGACAAAGTCTTTGCGAAAAACAGggcttctttctcttgtcTTAATTGGGCTCACTTGAGAAATGACGGTTAATTTATTC
The nucleotide sequence above comes from Torulaspora globosa chromosome 6, complete sequence. Encoded proteins:
- the VPS4 gene encoding AAA family ATPase VPS4 (ancestral locus Anc_7.530), which gives rise to MLSITTLVKELLASIQPYPPKGCSESSPINGCPAELQGFMSTGDFLTKGIELIQKAIDLDTATQYEDAYTAYYNGLDYLMLALKYEKNPKSKELIRTKFTEYLNRAEQLKQHLDAEEENKKSKIDSRGNNGNARKISDDDNSDDSKKLRGALSGAILTEKPNVRWEDIAGLEGAKDALKEAVILPVKFPHLFKGNRKPTAGILLYGPPGTGKSYLAKAVATEANSTFFSISSSDLVSKWMGESERLVKQLFAMARENKPSIIFIDEVDALTGQRGEGESEASRRIKTELLVQMNGVGTDSEGVLVLGATNIPWQLDSAIRRRFEKRIYIPLPDLAARTKMFEINVGETPCSLNKEDFRTLGQMTEGYSGSDIAVAVKDALMQPIRKIQMATHFKDVSDDPHHRRLTPCSPGDEGGFEISWTDIGADELQEPELTIKDFLKAIKTTRPTVNDEDLRKQQQFTNDFGQEGN
- a CDS encoding pyridoxal 5'-phosphate synthase (ancestral locus Anc_7.529) yields the protein MSLVGKFPDHLIDLIKTSKYVHVATASKDGMPSVSLMNYIYVPSSKTYISSDRSSDYIIFATLDNTEKYANILVNPMVSLLFHDWVTAKNLSVRKHSVSQTPTPEPSHATTTGVPESSKLLNLLQELNQAELFQMSATIRGHGTIIDPSSDESKHYKDLLLRANPDAHVFIQSDKTVIVKVKIESAKVTDNENNTSIYK
- the PDP3 gene encoding Pdp3p (ancestral locus Anc_7.528); amino-acid sequence: MTKELKTGELVLCKVGSFPPWPAVVVPQRLLRKDVYRKRRPNCAAVCFFNDPTYYWEQPQRLNKLEPTAIEEFLTGNSKAKNQQELLEAYRQARDFTNLHDFLVNRAKEESRFEELKREIGDEEIMAGEDPFLSKTDSKKRKQSSPPASDKRKRTRDDGNNRDGTIHDSSDDSNGRLREQKPNSKRSHTEDEKKNKLDLDRRIEICMLFRRRLQKNLVQRDSSPTDDEIAESHKMLHKIHANVDNKPPFFDLDALRQSKLHKLLKVIVNDSDLEEFHPICKSILMKWAHYISELKAEKAKTEQRSTSSPASGI
- the BSP1 gene encoding Bsp1p (ancestral locus Anc_7.527); translation: MTRETVELHPVRSPETESFLKRVEEYDSQRRSASKSKPPLKEKPDRLKCSFPEESIEKARRLLEGESPRELDRMRSTRNTFDAPSSELAYKSAYNYEKSFSPPRKHHSLAELGLEVELSPLGGGRSGKTFVVSEEDFLLLQRLKSSKQNDIALLDQEAGKKDYPSRGRPRNEETTPPSFPIRPRLRDKLQIPDDEAEAPSLPARKYRGKMENSLLSGGGSQTERPAKESPVSPPKRKDARPEQTRSLAPPPVSPKHRGTIDYKNLPKNQYQHSANSVTSSSSTFIDSLEKNKLTVISQVSPIKTRERSPVFRKDFVDSVHLSPKLESTLQLTSSKVSLPIFESDSFIKSAIKTTGTSPTGSCIKAQSRPALPKKPIRLQNVGDEKAEDKHDSREENEINNTKLKAIEKPKPKVPVKKDTLVIPKLRPVTVQTRKNENSTDSEVAQLASPKTLKKVEVSNIKKREAVPPEALIKMNQLNRSTSPSRPHDHYNEQTEALAKLGRLRKLKDAPPVPKRNISLPEALKKAEMLRNMPNRGKKLSPEQHFRNELNSVLKTPRSEVTSEVAIRDAQIHPTSHLDSGDSAKTLIHPNKTRSRGPKRKLPTKVS